The Salvelinus alpinus chromosome 28, SLU_Salpinus.1, whole genome shotgun sequence genome includes a window with the following:
- the LOC139557927 gene encoding uncharacterized protein isoform X2 yields MNGPKRTWQQVKIKYKNILQNAVKKNTHRQGTGGGSPKADLTPAEDMALELNKGRPVLERIPGGKETSIGSSQDATRFIQVSGSTVFLLEPPAQAPDDADPGEGPSAAATAHDGDDDEEETISLDSRRHEDPDAIQWENQPGNIVRINKRTPHPAKFQLR; encoded by the exons atgaacgggccaaaacggacatggcagcaggtcaaaatcaaatacaagaacattctgcagaatg cagtgaaaaagaatacccacagacaaggcacgggtggtgggtcaccaaaggctgaccttaccccagcagaggacatggccttggagctaaataaaggcaggcccgtcttagagcggatccctggggggaaagagacgagcataggttcctcccaagatgccacccgcttcattcaag tgtctggcagcactgtgttcctgttagagccaccagcacaagcaccagacgatgctgatcca ggtgaaggccccagtgcagcagcaacagcacatgatggagacgatgatgaggaggagaccatctctctggattccagaaggcatgag gacccagatgctatacagtgggaaaaccagcctggcaacatagtgcgtattaataaaaggacaccacatcctgccaaattccagctgcgctaa
- the LOC139557927 gene encoding uncharacterized protein isoform X1 yields MNGPKRTWQQVKIKYKNILQNAVKKNTHRQGTGGGSPKADLTPAEDMALELNKGRPVLERIPGGKETSIGSSQDATRFIQVSGSTVFLLEPPAQAPDDADPGEGPSAAATAHDGDDDEEETISLDSRRHEDPDAIQWENQPGNISSQAIRKLYGNHLRRQIELADIDIQYKKKKMENLALESEIKKRTIRKLDLEIKKLEREVRYAFNVHCMLTVTQMY; encoded by the exons atgaacgggccaaaacggacatggcagcaggtcaaaatcaaatacaagaacattctgcagaatg cagtgaaaaagaatacccacagacaaggcacgggtggtgggtcaccaaaggctgaccttaccccagcagaggacatggccttggagctaaataaaggcaggcccgtcttagagcggatccctggggggaaagagacgagcataggttcctcccaagatgccacccgcttcattcaag tgtctggcagcactgtgttcctgttagagccaccagcacaagcaccagacgatgctgatcca ggtgaaggccccagtgcagcagcaacagcacatgatggagacgatgatgaggaggagaccatctctctggattccagaaggcatgag gacccagatgctatacagtgggaaaaccagcctggcaacata agctcacaagctatcagaaagttgtatggcaaccacctccggcgccaaatagaactggcagacatagacattcagtacaagaagaaaaagatggaaaatcttgcactggagtccgaaataaaaaagaggacaattaggaaactggaccttgaaataaaaaaacttgagagggaggtgagatatgccttcaatgtacactgtatgctaactgtaacacaaatgtattaa
- the cfap126 gene encoding protein Flattop, whose product MSSGYSANQYENAFNSKKLQNWTVPKHFKERPSAAEGHTIFIASDRGHLLPGVKAKRGSAWPDFKGTWELPARLPPASINPTARSEEGRQRLTHTYTHTHSRLDIHTHRAAKTTTTPAADGQTEEDQTCNAPTSERPVTGERPVTGQSGRGERPLTQASERERAVSHPDTQQEERVATRGNTSAGERTVSRGEREPSSAAQENHTIG is encoded by the exons ATGTCGTCGGGTTACTCGGCTAATCAG TATGAAAATGCTTTCAACTCGAAGAAACTGCAAAATTGGACCGTGCCAAAGCATTTCAAGGAG aggcccTCAGCAGCAGAGGGTCACACCATCTTCATCGCCAGTGACCGTGGACATCTCCTACCAGGAGTGAAGGCTAAG cgCGGCAGTGCGTGGCCAGATTTTAAGGGGACATGGGAGCTGCCTGCTCGTCTCCCTCCTGCCTCCATCAACCCCACGGCTCGCTCTGAGGAGGGCAGACagcgtctcacacacacatacacacacacacactccagactggacatccacacacacagggctgCCAAAACCACCACCACACCAGCCGCAGACGGTCAGACGGAAGAGGATCAG ACCTGCAATGCCCCAACTTCAGAGAGACCAGTCACAGGAGAAAGACCAGTCACCGGACAATCAGGTCGTGGGGAGAGACCTTTGACTCaagcctcagagagagagagagcagtctccCACCCTGACACACagcaagaggagagagtagccacTAGAGGGAACACCtcggctggagagagaacagttagccggggagagagagaaccctcTTCAGCTGCCCAAGAGAATCACACAATAGGTTGA
- the ap4b1 gene encoding AP-4 complex subunit beta-1 isoform X2 — protein MPYLGGEHTVRELKRALSNPNVQADHLRYRNTIHRVIRVMSQGQDVSGLYSEMVKACATVDIVQKKLVYVFLCSYASLNPELSLLVINTLRKDCSDHNPMVRSLALRNMCNLRLPGLSQYVQQPLTVGLKDKAACVRRVAVLGWAKIHTLQPNTEIDVAVVNELYGLLRDPDPVVMVNCLRALEEILQEEGGVAINKPIAHHLLNRLKLCDVWGQSEVLTVLQRYQPRSEEELFDILSLLDPALLSHHAPVMAATLRLFLSLCSTLPAVCMSALERARGPLLAAAGSTSRELRYAALCHIQLLLRSEPGLMGEHYKRFFCGYAEPPYIKQNKMQVLVELVNDDNVAMVLDELRGYCTDVNTETSQTAINAIGSIGRSYTDRCLAILTGLLGLKQEHITSAVLQTLRDLVWVCPQCGDAVCSALEGWEDNLQDSQGRGALLWLLGVYGDRVSGAPYLLEDCIDGVRSEVSAEVKTELLTATLRLFLSRPAETQDMMGRLLVYCIEEEVDMCVRDQALLYYRLLHCGIEEVRRVLQGGRRSDPSLGPLIGRPPEPISQWASSFNTLAPLTLGASTVGNSDPATPNPSALNPNTLTSNAEAMTPTPGDPHLPDCSSGALSLSVSPALIPEEFERLWLQLEKEACLEVCVACPVPRCSPESLQVALQLVNIQTLAFTPPNTHPWRVYLYTHTSHFSTKTPHTLILAELRHTGGEGEREGEGEKEGKGEKEGEGEREGEKEGEGKGEEEGEGEGEGEKEEGLLVVMRQHPGDQTALRGFLSVLTTVLQTLSTHTA, from the exons ATGCCTTACCTGGGCGGAGAGCATACAGTGAGGGAGCTGAAGAGAGCTCTGTCCAACCCTAACGTCCAAGCTGACCACCTACGCTACAGAAACACCATCCACAGAGTCATCAG AGTGATGTCTCAAGGACAGGATGTATCTGGGTTGTACAGTGAAATGGTGAAGGCATGTGCAACGGTGGATATTGTCCAGAAGAAACtggtgtatgtgtttctgtgttcctATGCCAGTCTGAACCCTGAGCTGTCTCTGCTGGTAATAAACACCCTGAGGAAAGACTGCTCGGATCACAACCCCATGGTCCGCAGCCTGGCCTTACGGAACATGTGCaacctcag gctcCCAGGTCTATCACAGTATGTGCAGCAGCCTCTTACAGTGGGACTGAAGGACAAGGCAGCGTGTGTTCGCAGAGTGGCTGTTCTGGGCTGGGCCAAGATACACACATTACAGCCTAACACAGAGATAG ATGTGGCTGTAGTGAATGAGCTGTATGGGTTGCTAAGGGACCCAGACCCGGTCGTCATGGTGAACTGTCTCCGGGCACTGGAGGAGATTCTACAGGAAGAAGGGGGCGTGGCTATCAACAAACCCATTGCTCACCACCTCCTCAACAG ACTGAAGCTATGTGATGTGTGGGGCCAGTCTGAGGTGCTAACGGTGCTCCAGCGGTATCAGCCTCGCAGCGAAGAAGAGCTGTTCGACATACTATCTCTGTTAGACCccgcccttctctctcaccacgCCCCCGTCATGGCCGCCACGCTCCGCCTCTTCCTGTCCCTGTGTTCCACGCTGCCTGCCGTGTGTATGTCGGCACTTGAGAGAGCACGGGGCCCCCTCCTGGCTGCCGCAGGCAGCACCTCCCGGGAACTACGCTATGCAGCGCTATGTCACATCCAG CTGCTGCTGCGTTCTGAGCCTGGTCTGATGGGGGAACACTACAAGCGCTTCTTCTGCGGCTATGCTGAACCACCCTACATCAAACAGAACAAGATGCAG GTCCTGGTTGAGTTGGTGAATGACGACAACGTGGCGATGGTTCTGGACGAGCTGAGAGGATACTGTACTGACGTGAATACTGAGACCTCACAGACTGCTATCAACGCTATAG GTAGTATAGGGAGGAGCTACACTGACAGGTGTCTGGCCATCCTCACGGGACTACTGGGACTGAAGCAAGAACACATCAcctctg CCGTGCTCCAGACTCTGAGAGACTTGGTGTGGGTGTGTCCTCAGTGTGGAGACGCTGTGTGttcagctctggaaggatgggAGGACAATCTACAGGACAGTCAG ggtcgTGGGGCCTTGCTGTGGCTGCTGGGTGTCTACGGGGACAGGGTGAGTGGCGCCCCCTATCTGCTGGAGGACTGTATAGACGGGGTGAGGAGTGAGGTGTCAGCGGAGGTCAAGACAGAGCTGCTCACTGCAACTCTACGGCTGTTCCTGTCCAGACCTGCTGAGACTCAGGACATGATGGGACGACTGCTGGTCTACTGTATAG aggaggaggtggacatgtgtgtgcgtgaCCAGGCCCTGCTGTACTACCGGCTGTTGCATTGTGGTATTGAGGAGGTCCGTCGGGTCCTCCAGGGTGGGCGACGGTCAGACCCCTCTCTGGGGCCTCTGATTGGACGGCCCCCTGAGCCCATCAGCCAATGGGCATCCAGCTTCAATACCTTGGCGCCTCTAACCCTCGGAGCCTCTACTGTGGGGAACTCTGACCCCGCGACTCCCAACCCCTCCGCACTGAACCCCAACACCCTGACCTCTAATGCTGAAGCCATGACCCCTACACCAGGAGACCCCCACCTTCCAG ACTGCAGTAGCGGAGCTctgagtctgtctgtgtctccagCTCTGATCCCTGAGGAGTTTGAACGCCTGTGGTTGCAGCTGGAGAAGGAGGCGTGTCTggag GTGTGTGTGGCGTGTCCTGTTCCCCGTTGTTCCCCGGAGAGCCTGCAGGTGGCGCTACAGCTGGTCAACATCCAGACGCTGGCTTtcacccccccaaacacacaccccTGGAGGGTGtacctctacacacacacctcacacttcTCTACaaagacaccacacacactcatactggcAGAACTACGACAcactggaggggagggagagagagagggggagggagagaaagaggggaagggagagaaagagggggagggagagagagagggggagaaagagggggaggggaagggagaggaagagggggagggagagggggagggagagaaggaagaaggCTTGCTAGTGGTAATGAGACAGCATCCAGGAGACCAGACAGCTCTGAGAGGATTCCTGTCTGTTCTCACTACTGTCCTACAGACActgtccacacacacagc ctga
- the ap4b1 gene encoding AP-4 complex subunit beta-1 isoform X1 codes for MPYLGGEHTVRELKRALSNPNVQADHLRYRNTIHRVIRVMSQGQDVSGLYSEMVKACATVDIVQKKLVYVFLCSYASLNPELSLLVINTLRKDCSDHNPMVRSLALRNMCNLRLPGLSQYVQQPLTVGLKDKAACVRRVAVLGWAKIHTLQPNTEIDVAVVNELYGLLRDPDPVVMVNCLRALEEILQEEGGVAINKPIAHHLLNRLKLCDVWGQSEVLTVLQRYQPRSEEELFDILSLLDPALLSHHAPVMAATLRLFLSLCSTLPAVCMSALERARGPLLAAAGSTSRELRYAALCHIQLLLRSEPGLMGEHYKRFFCGYAEPPYIKQNKMQVLVELVNDDNVAMVLDELRGYCTDVNTETSQTAINAIGSIGRSYTDRCLAILTGLLGLKQEHITSAVLQTLRDLVWVCPQCGDAVCSALEGWEDNLQDSQGRGALLWLLGVYGDRVSGAPYLLEDCIDGVRSEVSAEVKTELLTATLRLFLSRPAETQDMMGRLLVYCIEEEVDMCVRDQALLYYRLLHCGIEEVRRVLQGGRRSDPSLGPLIGRPPEPISQWASSFNTLAPLTLGASTVGNSDPATPNPSALNPNTLTSNAEAMTPTPGDPHLPDCSSGALSLSVSPALIPEEFERLWLQLEKEACLEVCVACPVPRCSPESLQVALQLVNIQTLAFTPPNTHPWRVYLYTHTSHFSTKTPHTLILAELRHTGGEGEREGEGEKEGKGEKEGEGEREGEKEGEGKGEEEGEGEGEGEKEEGLLVVMRQHPGDQTALRGFLSVLTTVLQTLSTHTA; via the exons ATGCCTTACCTGGGCGGAGAGCATACAGTGAGGGAGCTGAAGAGAGCTCTGTCCAACCCTAACGTCCAAGCTGACCACCTACGCTACAGAAACACCATCCACAGAGTCATCAG AGTGATGTCTCAAGGACAGGATGTATCTGGGTTGTACAGTGAAATGGTGAAGGCATGTGCAACGGTGGATATTGTCCAGAAGAAACtggtgtatgtgtttctgtgttcctATGCCAGTCTGAACCCTGAGCTGTCTCTGCTGGTAATAAACACCCTGAGGAAAGACTGCTCGGATCACAACCCCATGGTCCGCAGCCTGGCCTTACGGAACATGTGCaacctcag gctcCCAGGTCTATCACAGTATGTGCAGCAGCCTCTTACAGTGGGACTGAAGGACAAGGCAGCGTGTGTTCGCAGAGTGGCTGTTCTGGGCTGGGCCAAGATACACACATTACAGCCTAACACAGAGATAG ATGTGGCTGTAGTGAATGAGCTGTATGGGTTGCTAAGGGACCCAGACCCGGTCGTCATGGTGAACTGTCTCCGGGCACTGGAGGAGATTCTACAGGAAGAAGGGGGCGTGGCTATCAACAAACCCATTGCTCACCACCTCCTCAACAG ACTGAAGCTATGTGATGTGTGGGGCCAGTCTGAGGTGCTAACGGTGCTCCAGCGGTATCAGCCTCGCAGCGAAGAAGAGCTGTTCGACATACTATCTCTGTTAGACCccgcccttctctctcaccacgCCCCCGTCATGGCCGCCACGCTCCGCCTCTTCCTGTCCCTGTGTTCCACGCTGCCTGCCGTGTGTATGTCGGCACTTGAGAGAGCACGGGGCCCCCTCCTGGCTGCCGCAGGCAGCACCTCCCGGGAACTACGCTATGCAGCGCTATGTCACATCCAG CTGCTGCTGCGTTCTGAGCCTGGTCTGATGGGGGAACACTACAAGCGCTTCTTCTGCGGCTATGCTGAACCACCCTACATCAAACAGAACAAGATGCAG GTCCTGGTTGAGTTGGTGAATGACGACAACGTGGCGATGGTTCTGGACGAGCTGAGAGGATACTGTACTGACGTGAATACTGAGACCTCACAGACTGCTATCAACGCTATAG GTAGTATAGGGAGGAGCTACACTGACAGGTGTCTGGCCATCCTCACGGGACTACTGGGACTGAAGCAAGAACACATCAcctctg CCGTGCTCCAGACTCTGAGAGACTTGGTGTGGGTGTGTCCTCAGTGTGGAGACGCTGTGTGttcagctctggaaggatgggAGGACAATCTACAGGACAGTCAG ggtcgTGGGGCCTTGCTGTGGCTGCTGGGTGTCTACGGGGACAGGGTGAGTGGCGCCCCCTATCTGCTGGAGGACTGTATAGACGGGGTGAGGAGTGAGGTGTCAGCGGAGGTCAAGACAGAGCTGCTCACTGCAACTCTACGGCTGTTCCTGTCCAGACCTGCTGAGACTCAGGACATGATGGGACGACTGCTGGTCTACTGTATAG aggaggaggtggacatgtgtgtgcgtgaCCAGGCCCTGCTGTACTACCGGCTGTTGCATTGTGGTATTGAGGAGGTCCGTCGGGTCCTCCAGGGTGGGCGACGGTCAGACCCCTCTCTGGGGCCTCTGATTGGACGGCCCCCTGAGCCCATCAGCCAATGGGCATCCAGCTTCAATACCTTGGCGCCTCTAACCCTCGGAGCCTCTACTGTGGGGAACTCTGACCCCGCGACTCCCAACCCCTCCGCACTGAACCCCAACACCCTGACCTCTAATGCTGAAGCCATGACCCCTACACCAGGAGACCCCCACCTTCCAG ACTGCAGTAGCGGAGCTctgagtctgtctgtgtctccagCTCTGATCCCTGAGGAGTTTGAACGCCTGTGGTTGCAGCTGGAGAAGGAGGCGTGTCTggag GTGTGTGTGGCGTGTCCTGTTCCCCGTTGTTCCCCGGAGAGCCTGCAGGTGGCGCTACAGCTGGTCAACATCCAGACGCTGGCTTtcacccccccaaacacacaccccTGGAGGGTGtacctctacacacacacctcacacttcTCTACaaagacaccacacacactcatactggcAGAACTACGACAcactggaggggagggagagagagagggggagggagagaaagaggggaagggagagaaagagggggagggagagagagagggggagaaagagggggaggggaagggagaggaagagggggagggagagggggagggagagaaggaagaaggCTTGCTAGTGGTAATGAGACAGCATCCAGGAGACCAGACAGCTCTGAGAGGATTCCTGTCTGTTCTCACTACTGTCCTACAGACActgtccacacacacagcctga
- the LOC139556896 gene encoding variable charge X-linked protein 3B-like, whose amino-acid sequence MTLSLSQLTEMTLSLSLLTEMTLPLSPLTEMTLPLSLLTEMTLPLSQLTEMTLPLSQLTEMTLPLSPLTEMTLPLSPLTEMTLPLSPLTEMTLPLSLLTEMTLPLSPLTEMTLPLSPLTEMTLPLSPLTEMTLSLSPLTEMTLPLSPLTEMTLPLKGIEVTVNQ is encoded by the coding sequence atgaccctgtctctgtcccaactgactgagatgaccctgtctctgtccctactGACTGAGATGACCCTGCCTCTGTCCCCACTGACTGAGATGACCCTGCCTCTGTCCCTACTGACTGAGATGACCCTCCCCCTGTCCCAACTGACTGAGATGACCCTGCCTCTGTCCCAACTGACTGAGATGACCCTGCCTCTGTCCCCACTGACTGAGATGACCCTGCCTCTGTCCCCACTGACTGAGATGACCCTGCCTCTGTCCCCACTGACTGAGATGACCCTGCCTCTGTCCCTACTGACTGAGATGACCCTGCCTCTGTCCCCACTGACTGAGATGACCCTGCCTCTGTCCCCACTGACTGAGATGACCCTGCCCCTGTCCCCACTGACTGAGATgaccctgtctctgtccccactAACTGAGATGACCCTGCCTCTGTCCCCACTGACTGAGATGACCCTGCCTCTTAAGGGCATTGAAGTGACAGTGAATCAGTAG